One segment of Paenibacillus rhizovicinus DNA contains the following:
- a CDS encoding sulfurtransferase TusA family protein gives MPTLKVDRTLECEGLACPLPVVRTKQAMEEMKTGEVLEVRATDSGSVADLQSWTKRTGQQYIGLKEDNGVFRHYIRKSDPTETKEERKFPHTIYNEELRKKLSEGKALNIIDVREPAEYAFCRIPGAMSVPLGDLEGRIDELDPSQEYVLVCRSGNRSDIACHYLMENGFMQVINAVQGMNEWTGEIEKD, from the coding sequence ATGCCTACTTTGAAAGTCGACCGAACATTGGAATGCGAAGGTCTGGCATGTCCGCTGCCGGTGGTTCGTACTAAGCAAGCGATGGAAGAGATGAAAACAGGTGAAGTGTTAGAAGTACGCGCAACTGACAGCGGTTCTGTAGCTGATCTGCAAAGCTGGACAAAGCGCACCGGCCAGCAATATATCGGATTGAAGGAAGATAACGGCGTTTTCCGACATTACATCCGTAAATCGGATCCAACAGAAACCAAGGAAGAACGTAAATTTCCGCATACGATTTACAATGAGGAACTCCGAAAAAAACTTTCAGAGGGTAAAGCGTTAAACATTATAGATGTGCGTGAGCCAGCTGAGTATGCTTTCTGTCGGATACCTGGAGCTATGTCTGTCCCATTGGGAGACCTTGAAGGGCGGATCGATGAGCTTGATCCAAGTCAGGAATATGTTCTAGTTTGCCGCAGCGGTAACCGCAGTGATATTGCTTGCCACTATTTAATGGAGAATGGCTTTATGCAAGTGATAAATGCTGTTCAAGGGATGAATGAATGGACAGGAGAAATCGAAAAGGACTAG
- a CDS encoding DsrE/DsrF/DrsH-like family protein has translation MTENKEKTTIVLFSGELDKAIAAFIIANGAAAYDQEVTIFFTFWGLNALRNDEQAVVKKGFLETMFAKMMPRGPNKLGLSKMNFGGMGPKMIKHVMKKHNALSLPELIELAKEQGVKLVACTMTMDLLGLQKEELMEGIEYAGVAAYLGDATDAKVNLFI, from the coding sequence TTGACGGAAAACAAAGAAAAAACGACGATAGTTCTGTTTAGCGGAGAACTAGATAAAGCTATTGCAGCATTCATTATCGCTAACGGTGCGGCAGCATATGACCAAGAAGTAACCATTTTCTTCACATTCTGGGGACTGAACGCGCTTCGCAATGATGAACAAGCAGTAGTCAAAAAAGGGTTCCTGGAAACCATGTTTGCGAAAATGATGCCTCGCGGGCCCAATAAACTGGGTTTATCGAAAATGAATTTTGGCGGAATGGGACCTAAAATGATCAAGCATGTCATGAAGAAGCATAATGCGCTGTCACTCCCGGAACTTATTGAATTGGCGAAAGAGCAGGGAGTTAAATTAGTGGCGTGCACCATGACAATGGACTTGCTCGGTTTGCAGAAGGAAGAACTAATGGAAGGCATCGAATACGCAGGCGTCGCTGCATATTTGGGAGATGCCACGGATGCAAAAGTGAATTTATTTATTTAA
- a CDS encoding ferritin family protein → MNYVNPYWRAPSLVPIWLITPQQAAELIKESVQGERSDELFYDQLIKMAPNAQQAAIIASIRDDERGHNRMFRQMYKDLTGYEVTGTLNEENPIVNSYMDGLQKAFDGELAAVEKYRKIWFGLPNGIYKDTLYGIILDEQKHAAKYNNLLLRNLNTRFNHGTWSY, encoded by the coding sequence ATGAATTATGTGAATCCTTATTGGAGAGCTCCGTCTCTTGTTCCCATCTGGCTCATCACCCCCCAGCAAGCAGCTGAACTGATTAAGGAGTCTGTACAAGGAGAACGAAGTGACGAACTGTTTTATGATCAGTTGATCAAGATGGCTCCGAATGCGCAGCAAGCTGCCATCATCGCCTCGATAAGAGACGATGAACGGGGTCATAATCGCATGTTTAGGCAAATGTACAAAGATTTAACCGGCTATGAAGTCACAGGGACATTGAACGAAGAAAATCCGATCGTGAACTCGTACATGGACGGCTTGCAGAAAGCGTTCGATGGCGAATTGGCCGCAGTTGAGAAATATAGAAAGATCTGGTTTGGACTCCCGAACGGTATCTATAAGGATACCTTGTACGGCATCATCCTTGATGAACAGAAGCATGCTGCTAAGTATAACAATTTGCTTTTGCGTAATTTAAACACCCGGTTCAATCATGGTACGTGGTCCTACTAA
- a CDS encoding MBL fold metallo-hydrolase, giving the protein METQKVSAKVLTKMILNKEDLFILDVRNESDFSDWKIDGINVEIVNIPYFDLLDDITPALDKIPAGKPVVVVCAKEGSSIFVAEQLAEAGLNRVSYLEGGMKSWSEYLEPVKVADLSGGGELYQFVRIGKGCLSYMVLSNGEAALIDTSRMIDQYERFMQENSVKLVHAIDTHLHADHISGGRALAQMYAASYHLPPKDAKEVTFEYEELAEGKDITVGQETIKVQPIYTPGHTIGSTSFIIDNKYILTGDILFIESIGRPDLAGLAEDWAGDLRDTLYSRYKELSEELIVLPAHFGKVTELGKGGLVSGRLGTLYSENPGLNIEDESEFRRTVSENLPPQPNSYQEIRKANMGKIAPTVEEQREMEIGPNRCAVHDK; this is encoded by the coding sequence ATGGAGACCCAGAAAGTATCCGCAAAAGTTCTTACAAAAATGATTCTTAACAAAGAAGATTTGTTTATCCTGGATGTTCGAAACGAGTCGGATTTTAGTGATTGGAAAATTGATGGCATCAACGTAGAGATCGTCAATATTCCTTACTTTGATTTATTGGATGATATTACTCCTGCATTGGATAAAATCCCAGCCGGTAAGCCGGTTGTAGTGGTATGTGCTAAAGAGGGCTCGTCCATTTTTGTTGCTGAACAACTCGCTGAAGCTGGTTTAAACCGCGTTTCCTATCTTGAAGGCGGTATGAAATCGTGGAGCGAATACCTAGAGCCTGTTAAGGTAGCTGATCTGTCCGGTGGAGGCGAGCTTTATCAATTTGTGCGTATCGGAAAAGGCTGCTTGTCTTATATGGTGCTCTCGAACGGGGAAGCAGCACTTATCGATACTAGCCGCATGATTGATCAATATGAGCGATTTATGCAAGAAAATAGCGTAAAGCTCGTTCACGCGATCGATACTCATCTTCACGCTGATCACATCTCTGGAGGTAGAGCACTGGCTCAGATGTACGCGGCTTCTTATCATTTGCCGCCAAAAGATGCAAAGGAAGTAACGTTTGAGTATGAAGAACTGGCGGAGGGCAAAGACATTACGGTCGGTCAAGAAACCATTAAGGTACAGCCTATCTATACACCGGGACACACCATAGGATCGACATCCTTCATTATAGATAATAAGTATATCTTGACTGGAGATATTCTCTTCATCGAGTCGATTGGCCGTCCCGATTTGGCAGGACTTGCGGAAGATTGGGCAGGAGATCTTCGTGATACCCTGTACAGCCGCTATAAAGAACTTTCTGAAGAATTGATTGTACTTCCTGCTCATTTCGGAAAAGTAACCGAACTTGGCAAAGGCGGACTTGTATCCGGTCGCTTAGGTACCCTATATAGCGAAAATCCAGGACTGAATATAGAAGATGAGAGCGAATTCCGCCGAACAGTATCTGAAAACTTGCCGCCTCAACCGAATTCATACCAAGAGATTCGTAAAGCCAATATGGGAAAAATAGCTCCAACTGTAGAAGAACAGCGTGAAATGGAAATTGGCCCGAACCGCTGTGCAGTTCACGATAAATAA
- a CDS encoding metal-sensitive transcriptional regulator, which produces MQYDDDVKRRLKRVEGQIRGVLKMMEEEQHCKDVVAQLSAVRSAADKAIAYIVAVNLEQCITEEKEAGGDTGKLVKQAVELLVKSR; this is translated from the coding sequence ATGCAATACGATGATGATGTAAAACGAAGATTAAAGCGAGTTGAAGGGCAGATACGCGGCGTTTTGAAAATGATGGAGGAAGAACAACACTGCAAGGATGTCGTAGCCCAGTTATCCGCCGTCAGAAGCGCAGCGGATAAAGCGATCGCTTACATCGTTGCAGTAAACCTGGAGCAGTGTATTACTGAGGAAAAAGAAGCTGGTGGAGATACTGGCAAACTGGTCAAACAAGCGGTGGAGTTATTGGTCAAAAGCCGCTAA
- the mprF gene encoding bifunctional lysylphosphatidylglycerol flippase/synthetase MprF: MNRLQGVLHRTKIGPIFSILHRYKLLQILIPAAVIAFIYWEGKNEFQRIDWAGTLHTLHHMQPATVLFLFGTALIAVAAVSVYDFVLRRHFRIPISLWDTFRYAWIANTSNSVIGFSGIAGAAFRTFFYRKRKVPMQTITASIAFLSTITITGLSLLSWAGIFDILPMQMVIRVHPWTIFAVWGTALYLPAYVVLQRTAFYAKWLNRNLPRMNGATITASISASLLEWACAGICFWLIGTCLLPGLSPADALGIYTVSAITGLLTMAPGGIGGFDLTALLGLQQLGYPADKTAAVLVLFRLLYYLFPWMIGLIVAATDVAMYRDKTIDPDDENFESGLNSWQRIWHFPNQFKLVGELGVWSLGKLVFASGFVLLLSAALPGLLYRLHLTDELLSAPLMRLSHHLSVIIGLLLIVLSWGISHRVKRAYQLTLVLLCAGALFTFSKAFDIEEALFLLIVALLLWISRDRFYRISASFSRKRAALWGVLTLVFGYVYDLIASGIHPALPHPATSEAKLTWLINPKLNGLVAITGIVFAWLLLSLILLLRPSRLVNKGASGEEQEKLRLFLEHEQGNLLTHVLFAGDKNFFWACNERVLIPYSIIRNKLVVLGDPIGPKERISEAIQECQRFADLYDLSVVFYQVSPSYLPIYHENGYRFFKLGEEALVPLGAFTLSGKRMTNLRTVKNRFDREGFYFEVSMPPHDNQLLEKLRPISQKWLSGKKEKSFSLGWFDESYLQLSPVARLTDPAGEMIAFATLAPSYDNDRSISVDLMRHLPTTPNGTMDQLFVCLLEWAKTEGFETFNLGMAPLSSVGQAQAAIREEKIAHAVFKHGGYWYGFRGLRKYKEKFYPVWEPRYLAYPRSVSLPILLLELVRLIARRP; encoded by the coding sequence ATGAATCGTCTTCAAGGAGTTCTTCACCGCACAAAGATCGGCCCGATATTCTCGATACTTCACCGTTACAAGCTCTTGCAAATCTTGATCCCGGCAGCCGTGATTGCGTTTATTTACTGGGAGGGTAAAAACGAATTCCAACGAATCGATTGGGCCGGTACCCTTCACACGCTTCACCATATGCAACCTGCGACCGTGCTTTTCCTGTTCGGGACTGCCCTGATTGCGGTCGCTGCGGTCAGTGTTTATGATTTTGTGCTTCGGCGTCATTTCCGAATCCCCATCAGTCTCTGGGACACATTTCGTTATGCATGGATCGCAAATACGTCCAATAGCGTAATCGGATTCTCCGGAATCGCAGGAGCGGCATTCCGGACGTTCTTCTATCGAAAACGCAAAGTTCCGATGCAGACGATTACGGCTTCGATCGCTTTCCTCTCCACTATTACAATTACCGGTCTCTCCCTACTCTCCTGGGCGGGCATTTTCGATATATTACCCATGCAGATGGTAATTCGCGTCCATCCGTGGACGATATTCGCTGTATGGGGAACCGCTTTGTATCTGCCTGCCTATGTAGTTCTGCAACGCACGGCGTTCTATGCGAAATGGCTGAATCGAAATTTGCCGCGGATGAACGGGGCTACAATCACGGCCTCGATCAGCGCGTCCTTACTGGAATGGGCGTGCGCAGGAATCTGCTTCTGGCTTATTGGAACTTGTCTGCTTCCCGGTCTCTCACCGGCAGATGCGCTCGGAATCTATACCGTATCGGCGATTACCGGCTTGCTCACGATGGCTCCTGGCGGCATAGGCGGCTTCGATCTGACCGCACTGCTCGGGCTGCAACAGCTTGGTTATCCTGCCGACAAGACTGCTGCCGTCCTCGTTCTCTTCCGTTTGCTCTATTATCTGTTTCCCTGGATGATCGGTCTTATTGTCGCCGCAACCGACGTCGCCATGTACCGCGATAAAACGATCGATCCGGATGACGAGAATTTCGAGAGCGGCTTGAACAGTTGGCAACGAATTTGGCACTTTCCTAACCAGTTTAAATTGGTGGGAGAACTTGGCGTATGGTCGTTAGGCAAATTAGTCTTCGCAAGCGGATTCGTTCTGCTTCTCTCCGCAGCTTTGCCCGGCCTGTTATATCGGTTACATCTTACAGACGAGCTCTTATCCGCTCCGCTTATGAGATTGTCTCATCACTTAAGCGTCATCATCGGACTCTTGTTGATCGTACTTTCCTGGGGGATCTCTCACCGGGTAAAACGCGCGTATCAATTGACGCTCGTCCTTTTGTGCGCTGGTGCCTTATTTACATTCAGCAAGGCATTCGATATCGAAGAAGCCCTCTTCTTGCTTATTGTGGCCTTGTTACTTTGGATATCCCGGGACCGGTTTTACAGAATATCCGCAAGTTTCAGTAGGAAAAGGGCAGCATTGTGGGGGGTGCTTACGCTTGTATTCGGTTATGTCTACGATCTCATCGCTTCGGGAATCCACCCTGCTCTGCCACATCCGGCGACTTCGGAAGCTAAATTAACGTGGTTAATTAACCCGAAGCTTAACGGACTTGTAGCAATCACCGGAATTGTGTTCGCTTGGTTATTGCTTTCGCTCATTCTGCTGCTACGGCCAAGTCGCCTGGTGAACAAGGGAGCCTCCGGAGAAGAACAAGAGAAATTGCGATTATTCCTGGAACACGAGCAAGGAAACTTATTGACGCACGTATTATTTGCCGGTGACAAGAATTTCTTCTGGGCATGCAACGAACGTGTGTTGATTCCTTATTCCATTATTAGAAATAAACTCGTCGTCCTCGGCGACCCCATCGGACCAAAAGAACGGATTAGCGAGGCCATCCAAGAATGTCAGCGTTTTGCGGATCTGTACGATTTATCGGTTGTCTTTTATCAGGTTTCTCCGAGTTACCTTCCCATTTATCATGAAAACGGATATCGTTTTTTCAAATTGGGTGAAGAGGCATTGGTTCCATTAGGTGCATTTACCCTTAGCGGAAAGCGGATGACCAACTTACGAACGGTCAAGAACAGATTTGACCGTGAAGGCTTTTATTTTGAAGTGTCCATGCCGCCTCACGACAATCAATTGCTGGAGAAGCTTCGCCCGATTTCACAGAAATGGCTGAGTGGAAAAAAAGAGAAGAGCTTCTCGCTTGGTTGGTTCGACGAGTCCTACTTGCAGTTGTCTCCTGTAGCTCGCTTGACCGATCCCGCTGGGGAGATGATCGCTTTTGCAACGCTAGCACCTAGCTATGACAATGACAGAAGTATATCAGTCGACCTCATGCGTCATCTTCCGACTACGCCGAACGGAACGATGGATCAATTATTCGTTTGTTTGTTGGAGTGGGCTAAAACCGAGGGGTTTGAAACCTTTAACTTGGGGATGGCTCCTCTCTCCAGCGTTGGACAAGCTCAGGCGGCCATTCGGGAAGAAAAGATTGCGCATGCTGTCTTTAAGCATGGTGGTTACTGGTATGGATTCAGGGGGCTTCGGAAATATAAAGAAAAGTTCTATCCGGTCTGGGAGCCGCGTTATCTTGCCTATCCACGATCGGTATCGTTGCCAATACTGTTGCTGGAGCTAGTTCGGCTCATTGCACGCCGGCCCTAA
- a CDS encoding sulfurtransferase TusA family protein, whose translation MNSDKVLDAKGMACPLPIVRTKKSIDGLQSGQVLEVHATDKGAKNDLAAWAKSTGHELLSATEENGVYKFWIKKA comes from the coding sequence ATGAACAGCGATAAAGTGTTGGACGCTAAAGGCATGGCTTGTCCATTGCCGATTGTAAGAACAAAAAAGTCGATTGACGGACTTCAATCAGGTCAAGTATTAGAAGTGCATGCGACGGATAAAGGTGCTAAAAACGATCTCGCGGCTTGGGCTAAAAGTACAGGACATGAATTATTAAGTGCTACAGAGGAAAACGGAGTATACAAGTTTTGGATTAAAAAAGCCTGA
- a CDS encoding sulfite exporter TauE/SafE family protein: MDLAWIMTIFVIGFLGSFISGMVGIGGSIINYPMLLFIPSALGFTAFTVQEVTAISAVQVFFASFMGMLVFRKGGLVNKTLVLYMGIAIITGSFLGSFVSNTLPSSVINIVYAILALIAAVMMFLPKKGIDAQDVNQLTFKKPLAITLALIIGTASGIVGAAGAFITVPVMLVVLKIPTRVAIASSLAITFVSSIGSTTGKLMGGHMLLLPSLVLIIASTIASPIGAKISKNINTKILQWILAGLITATVMKIWISILF; the protein is encoded by the coding sequence ATGGATTTGGCGTGGATTATGACGATATTCGTTATTGGCTTCTTGGGCTCATTCATTTCCGGTATGGTGGGGATCGGCGGTTCAATTATTAACTACCCGATGCTGCTCTTTATTCCATCAGCTCTCGGATTTACGGCTTTTACCGTGCAGGAAGTAACAGCAATCAGCGCAGTTCAAGTTTTCTTCGCAAGTTTCATGGGAATGCTCGTCTTCCGAAAGGGAGGGCTTGTCAATAAAACCTTAGTTCTTTACATGGGCATTGCCATAATCACTGGAAGCTTCTTAGGAAGCTTTGTCTCTAATACACTACCAAGTTCCGTAATCAATATCGTATATGCCATTTTAGCTCTGATTGCGGCTGTTATGATGTTTCTGCCGAAAAAAGGGATTGACGCACAAGATGTAAACCAATTGACATTTAAAAAACCTCTAGCCATTACGTTAGCTTTAATAATCGGTACGGCTTCTGGAATCGTAGGGGCTGCTGGCGCATTCATAACGGTCCCTGTCATGCTTGTCGTACTTAAAATCCCGACAAGGGTTGCAATTGCTTCTTCGCTCGCAATTACATTTGTTTCTTCAATTGGATCAACGACGGGAAAACTAATGGGTGGACATATGTTATTGTTACCATCTTTAGTCCTGATTATTGCCAGCACTATTGCGTCACCAATTGGAGCGAAAATAAGTAAAAATATCAACACCAAGATTCTTCAATGGATCTTGGCCGGATTAATCACAGCTACCGTCATGAAAATTTGGATTTCAATCTTATTTTAA